Proteins encoded within one genomic window of Pseudomonas cannabina:
- a CDS encoding DOPA 4,5-dioxygenase family protein, with amino-acid sequence MQDIYGYHAHVYFNAQTLDQARALCEAAAEKFAVQMGRVHQKRVGPHPEWSCQLAFGHEQLADITLWLALNRDGLVVFMHPLTGDELRDHTDHAIWMGAVRPLNLSALTG; translated from the coding sequence ATGCAAGACATCTACGGCTACCATGCCCACGTCTATTTCAACGCCCAAACCCTCGACCAGGCCCGAGCCCTGTGCGAAGCCGCGGCCGAGAAATTTGCGGTGCAGATGGGGCGGGTTCATCAGAAGCGGGTCGGGCCGCATCCGGAGTGGAGTTGTCAGTTGGCGTTCGGGCATGAGCAGTTGGCCGATATCACGCTGTGGCTGGCGTTGAATCGCGATGGGCTGGTTGTCTTTATGCATCCTCTGACCGGCGACGAGCTGCGTGACCATACCGATCATGCGATCTGGATGGGCGCGGTTCGGCCTCTGAATTTGAGCGCGCTGACTGGCTGA
- a CDS encoding DUF1161 domain-containing protein, which yields MKRFILAVTCTVLATSALAAPKSCEELKDEIEAKIQANNVTSYTLEIVANEEATDPNMVVGTCDNGTKKIIYQRNDR from the coding sequence ATGAAACGTTTTATTCTGGCAGTGACCTGTACCGTACTGGCGACCAGCGCGCTGGCAGCGCCGAAATCCTGTGAAGAACTCAAGGATGAAATCGAAGCCAAGATCCAGGCCAACAACGTCACGTCCTACACGCTGGAAATCGTTGCCAACGAAGAAGCCACCGACCCGAATATGGTCGTCGGCACCTGCGATAACGGCACGAAAAAAATCATCTACCAGCGTAACGATCGCTGA
- a CDS encoding DUF883 family protein, which yields MATTSLRKASLQSMEAEIESLLKSLEGLKADATDESRKTLKNLKANAESALSHSRSLLSDVYEDVKEKTRENALATRDYAQEHPWTTAGVAVGAIGLIAAYMLFKRGN from the coding sequence ATGGCTACTACTTCACTACGTAAGGCCTCGTTGCAGAGCATGGAAGCGGAGATCGAGAGCCTCTTGAAGTCGCTCGAAGGCCTGAAAGCGGATGCTACCGACGAGTCGCGCAAGACCCTGAAAAATCTCAAAGCCAACGCTGAAAGCGCGCTGAGCCACTCGCGCAGCCTGCTGAGCGATGTCTACGAAGACGTCAAAGAAAAAACCCGCGAAAACGCACTGGCTACCCGTGACTACGCTCAGGAACACCCATGGACTACCGCCGGCGTTGCCGTAGGTGCCATCGGCCTGATCGCAGCCTACATGCTGTTCAAGCGCGGCAACTGA
- a CDS encoding immunity protein Imm33 domain-containing protein: MLKTHGLLQKYGYEINVQIHDEDLEEYAIEFVETVFHYLETGHKISPNETLGYGSWITKMQLNDSQELIFFEQIPLTDDYVLGITTTLKMWAEQHAICAKLGVEYSVPLHDQLIVISDGVFGGDAVEGVRYPSPEHMSGWWITTDRYNGDTQTLKTVHAHHVAEHRPDLVKFLALPFGYRFHEASVDVWKDKKQTFV, from the coding sequence ATGCTAAAAACACATGGGCTTCTACAAAAGTACGGTTACGAGATAAATGTTCAGATTCATGATGAAGATTTAGAAGAATACGCAATTGAGTTTGTTGAGACGGTCTTTCATTATCTCGAAACGGGTCATAAAATTTCACCAAATGAAACCTTGGGCTATGGCTCCTGGATAACAAAAATGCAGCTTAATGATTCTCAGGAGCTGATATTTTTTGAACAAATTCCTTTGACAGATGACTATGTACTCGGTATCACGACTACGCTAAAAATGTGGGCCGAGCAGCACGCAATATGCGCAAAACTCGGCGTCGAGTATTCCGTCCCACTTCACGATCAACTGATAGTCATTTCTGATGGTGTGTTCGGGGGCGACGCCGTTGAGGGCGTTCGCTATCCGTCGCCCGAGCATATGTCTGGCTGGTGGATAACCACAGACCGGTATAACGGCGATACACAAACGCTAAAGACGGTTCACGCACACCATGTGGCGGAGCATCGTCCTGACCTTGTGAAGTTTTTAGCCTTGCCCTTTGGTTACCGGTTCCATGAGGCAAGCGTTGATGTATGGAAAGATAAAAAGCAGACGTTTGTATAG
- the trpB gene encoding tryptophan synthase subunit beta: MTQTNLRSGPDANGLFGSFGGRYVAETLMPLVLDLNREYEAAKADPEFIKEMAYFQRDYIGRPNPLYFAERLTEFCGGAKIYFKREELNHTGAHKINNCIGQVLLAKRMGKKRLIAETGAGMHGVATATVAARFGLPCVIYMGATDIERQQANVFRMKLLGAEIVPVTSGTGTLKDAMNEALRDWVTNVDDTFYLIGTVAGPHPYPAMVRDFQAIIGKETKEQMQEKEGRLPDSLIACVGGGSNAMGLFHPFLDDASVEIIGVEAGGHGVNTDKHAASLNGGVPGVLHGNRTYLLQDGDGQITDAHSISAGLDYPGIGPEHAFLHEVKRVEYVSITDEEALDAFHQCCLLEGIIPALETAHALAEAMKRATNLRDDHLMVVCLSGRGDKDMQTVMNHMAAADKTQEKLV; the protein is encoded by the coding sequence ATGACTCAGACAAACTTGCGCAGCGGCCCCGACGCCAACGGCCTGTTCGGCTCATTCGGCGGCCGCTACGTAGCTGAAACCCTGATGCCGCTGGTGCTAGACCTCAACCGCGAATACGAAGCGGCCAAGGCCGATCCTGAGTTCATCAAGGAAATGGCCTATTTCCAGCGTGATTACATCGGCCGTCCAAATCCGCTGTACTTCGCCGAGCGCCTGACCGAGTTCTGTGGCGGCGCGAAAATCTACTTCAAGCGTGAAGAGCTCAACCACACCGGCGCGCACAAGATCAACAACTGCATCGGCCAGGTGCTGCTGGCCAAACGCATGGGCAAAAAACGCCTGATCGCGGAAACCGGCGCGGGCATGCACGGCGTTGCCACTGCCACCGTTGCGGCGCGTTTCGGTCTGCCTTGCGTGATCTACATGGGCGCGACCGACATCGAACGCCAACAGGCCAACGTGTTCCGCATGAAGCTGCTGGGCGCCGAGATCGTGCCGGTCACTTCCGGCACCGGCACCCTGAAAGACGCGATGAACGAAGCCCTGCGCGACTGGGTGACCAACGTCGATGACACCTTCTACCTGATCGGCACCGTGGCCGGCCCACACCCGTATCCGGCGATGGTGCGTGATTTCCAGGCCATCATCGGCAAGGAAACCAAAGAGCAGATGCAGGAGAAGGAAGGCCGCCTGCCGGACAGCCTGATCGCCTGCGTCGGTGGCGGCTCCAATGCGATGGGCCTGTTCCATCCGTTCCTCGATGACGCCAGCGTAGAAATCATCGGCGTCGAAGCGGGCGGTCATGGCGTGAATACCGACAAGCACGCGGCCAGCCTGAACGGCGGCGTACCGGGTGTGCTGCACGGTAACCGCACTTACCTGCTGCAAGATGGCGACGGGCAGATCACCGATGCGCACTCGATCTCTGCCGGTCTGGACTACCCAGGCATCGGCCCGGAGCACGCCTTCCTGCACGAAGTGAAGCGCGTCGAATACGTCAGCATCACCGACGAAGAAGCGCTGGACGCCTTCCATCAGTGCTGCTTGCTCGAAGGCATCATTCCGGCTCTGGAAACCGCTCACGCACTGGCCGAAGCCATGAAGCGCGCGACCAACCTGCGCGACGATCACTTGATGGTCGTATGCCTGTCCGGGCGCGGCGACAAAGACATGCAGACCGTCATGAACCACATGGCAGCCGCCGACAAAACTCAGGAGAAGCTGGTATGA
- a CDS encoding IS1182-like element ISPsy6 family transposase, with translation MAYIQGESRSQTSLFPVSLEELIPEDHLVRVIDLYVARLDLVQLGFDKAIPKSTGRPAYDPADQLKLYLYGYFQRIRSSRRLEAECQRNIEVMWLINRLKPDFKTIADFRKNNKPAFIATCRAFVRFCRTAGLIAGELVAIDGSKFQAVASSRRHVNLKQLKRQEEKLDKRIAQYLAELDEADKAETTDSIDRSAIKVALAQLEARQQDNQSCQALMRSMGIEQFNTHESDARMMRTAKGPRVAYNVQTVVDAEHCLILHHEVTQDGDDRKQLEPMAKAAKAELQQDDLTVTADAGYSNGKQFQACEDASITAYVPPNRSKNPGSQEEQLFERKDFIYETGHDRFQCPAGKWLTLKQHNKGDRIYQAEVDDCANCALKTQCTRARRRYVSRHAHEEAFERMEQRMQAHPEMMANRRSIVEHPFGNLKQWLFGNGRFLLRQLEGTKAEMALAVNAYNLKRAIKVLGVRHLMALMG, from the coding sequence ATGGCCTACATCCAAGGTGAGTCCCGCAGCCAGACCAGCCTATTCCCGGTCTCGCTGGAAGAGTTGATCCCCGAGGATCACCTCGTTCGTGTCATTGACCTGTACGTTGCCAGGCTCGATCTGGTGCAACTGGGCTTCGATAAAGCGATTCCAAAAAGCACGGGGCGCCCTGCTTATGATCCCGCCGATCAGCTAAAACTCTACCTCTACGGCTATTTTCAGCGGATTCGCTCATCGCGACGTCTTGAAGCCGAGTGTCAGCGCAACATCGAAGTGATGTGGCTGATCAACCGGCTCAAGCCCGACTTCAAGACCATCGCCGATTTTCGCAAGAACAATAAACCCGCCTTCATCGCGACCTGCCGTGCTTTCGTTCGGTTTTGTCGCACGGCAGGCTTGATCGCCGGTGAGTTGGTGGCCATCGACGGCAGCAAGTTTCAGGCGGTCGCATCCTCACGGCGTCATGTGAATTTGAAGCAGCTCAAGCGCCAGGAAGAAAAACTGGATAAGCGCATCGCTCAGTATCTGGCCGAGCTGGATGAGGCCGACAAGGCTGAAACCACAGATTCAATTGATCGCAGCGCAATCAAGGTAGCCCTGGCACAGCTTGAGGCTCGACAACAGGATAATCAGAGTTGCCAGGCACTGATGCGTTCGATGGGCATCGAGCAGTTCAACACCCATGAAAGCGATGCCCGAATGATGCGCACGGCCAAAGGGCCACGTGTGGCCTACAACGTGCAAACCGTCGTGGACGCCGAGCATTGCCTGATTTTGCATCATGAGGTCACCCAAGATGGCGATGACCGAAAGCAACTGGAGCCGATGGCCAAGGCCGCCAAAGCAGAGTTACAGCAAGATGATCTGACGGTCACTGCCGATGCCGGCTACTCCAATGGCAAGCAGTTTCAGGCCTGCGAGGATGCTTCGATTACGGCCTATGTACCGCCCAATCGTTCGAAAAACCCTGGCAGTCAGGAAGAGCAGCTCTTTGAGCGAAAAGACTTTATCTATGAGACCGGACACGATCGTTTCCAGTGTCCGGCAGGCAAATGGTTAACGCTAAAACAGCACAACAAAGGTGATCGGATCTATCAGGCTGAGGTCGATGACTGCGCCAACTGCGCGCTGAAAACGCAATGCACTCGAGCCCGGCGCCGTTATGTCTCACGACATGCCCATGAAGAGGCTTTCGAGCGGATGGAGCAAAGAATGCAGGCGCATCCTGAGATGATGGCCAACCGAAGATCCATCGTTGAGCACCCCTTCGGCAACCTCAAGCAATGGCTATTTGGTAATGGCCGTTTCTTGCTGCGACAACTGGAGGGTACAAAAGCTGAAATGGCCTTGGCGGTGAATGCCTATAACCTGAAACGAGCGATTAAAGTGCTCGGTGTGCGCCATCTGATGGCTTTGATGGGCTGA
- a CDS encoding LLM class flavin-dependent oxidoreductase: MKRLEDVKISTLDLVPVRHDKGPAESLRNSLSLAQHVEKLGYNRFWVAEHHNMDGIASSATAVLLAYLAGGTSTIRVGAGGIMLPNHAPLVVAEQFGTLASLYPDRIDLGLGRAPGSDQMTARALRRERSGSAEDFPDDVTELMEYLGPRTPDQKVIAVPGSGTNVPIWLLGSSLFSAQLAGMHGLPYAFASHFAPRYMHEAIRVYRNHFQPSAVLDKPYVMLGVPLSAADTDEQAEYLATSVYQRILALMRGHSLMQRPPVDSMDGLWLPHEREAVASFQGLAMVGGPEKIRAKLDVLLEQTDADELIFTCDMYEHEDRLRSYEILAQVAHG; encoded by the coding sequence ATGAAACGTCTGGAAGATGTAAAAATTTCTACGCTTGATCTGGTGCCCGTGCGCCATGACAAGGGCCCCGCCGAATCACTGCGTAATTCCCTGAGCCTGGCTCAGCATGTTGAAAAACTGGGTTACAACCGCTTTTGGGTGGCGGAGCACCACAACATGGACGGCATCGCCAGTTCGGCGACGGCGGTACTGCTGGCATATTTGGCCGGTGGCACGTCGACCATTCGTGTCGGGGCTGGCGGGATCATGCTGCCCAATCACGCGCCGCTGGTGGTGGCCGAGCAGTTCGGCACGCTGGCGAGCCTTTATCCTGATCGCATCGATCTGGGTCTGGGCCGTGCACCGGGCTCCGATCAGATGACCGCCCGCGCGCTGCGCCGCGAACGCTCTGGCAGCGCCGAGGATTTCCCGGATGATGTCACCGAGCTGATGGAGTATCTGGGTCCGCGCACGCCTGATCAAAAAGTGATCGCCGTGCCAGGTTCGGGCACCAATGTGCCGATCTGGCTGCTGGGCTCTAGCCTGTTCAGTGCTCAGTTAGCGGGCATGCACGGGCTGCCGTATGCCTTCGCCTCGCATTTTGCACCGCGCTACATGCACGAGGCGATTCGCGTCTATCGCAATCATTTCCAGCCCTCGGCAGTGCTCGACAAGCCTTATGTGATGCTTGGCGTGCCGCTGTCTGCGGCCGACACCGACGAGCAGGCCGAATACCTGGCGACCTCGGTCTACCAGCGCATTCTGGCGTTGATGCGCGGGCACAGCCTGATGCAGCGGCCGCCAGTCGACTCCATGGATGGCCTGTGGCTGCCGCACGAACGTGAAGCCGTGGCGAGCTTTCAGGGGCTGGCGATGGTGGGCGGTCCGGAGAAGATCCGCGCCAAACTGGACGTGTTGCTTGAGCAAACCGATGCCGATGAGCTGATCTTCACCTGCGACATGTACGAGCATGAAGACAGGCTGCGCTCCTACGAAATCCTGGCGCAGGTCGCACACGGCTAA
- a CDS encoding IS5 family transposase: MQKTFSELEYTGKKKQTRRDRFLADLEQLVPWALLEAQVAPFYSNTAGKRGRPAIGVSRMLRMYVVQQCFGFSDEGCEDAVYDSQAIRGFMGIDLGRESAPDATTLLRFRRLLEVHQLTRLLFETINQHLASRGLLLKEGTIVDATLIAAPPSVKNREGKRDPEMHQARKGNQWHFGMKAHIGVDATSGLVHSVVGTAANVADVTQVGQLLHGDETYVSGDAGYTGAAKRPEHAERDVIWSIAERPSSYKQHGEGSVLYRVERKIEYAKAQLRAKVEHPFQVIKVRFNHRKVRYRGLEKNTAQLFSLFGLANLMLAKRYLQQTAG; the protein is encoded by the coding sequence GTGCAGAAGACCTTCTCCGAACTCGAATATACCGGCAAGAAAAAGCAGACTCGCCGAGATCGCTTCCTGGCTGACCTTGAACAGTTGGTGCCCTGGGCCCTGCTGGAGGCGCAAGTGGCGCCGTTTTATAGCAACACCGCAGGCAAGCGCGGACGCCCTGCGATAGGGGTGTCGCGCATGTTGCGCATGTACGTCGTGCAGCAGTGTTTCGGTTTCTCCGATGAAGGTTGCGAAGATGCCGTCTACGACAGCCAGGCCATCCGCGGTTTTATGGGTATCGACCTGGGTCGCGAGTCTGCACCGGATGCCACCACCTTGCTGCGTTTTCGCCGCTTGCTGGAAGTCCATCAGCTAACCCGGCTGCTGTTTGAAACGATTAACCAGCATCTGGCCAGCCGGGGGCTGCTGCTCAAGGAAGGCACTATCGTCGACGCTACTCTGATCGCCGCGCCGCCCTCGGTCAAGAACCGAGAAGGCAAGCGTGATCCTGAGATGCATCAGGCCAGGAAAGGCAATCAATGGCACTTTGGGATGAAGGCCCACATTGGTGTAGACGCCACGTCGGGGCTGGTGCACAGCGTAGTAGGGACGGCCGCTAACGTGGCGGATGTCACCCAGGTTGGCCAGTTGCTTCACGGTGACGAAACCTATGTTTCGGGTGACGCTGGATACACCGGTGCGGCCAAGCGACCGGAGCATGCTGAACGGGACGTTATCTGGTCGATTGCAGAACGGCCAAGCAGTTACAAGCAGCACGGCGAAGGCAGCGTGCTGTATCGGGTCGAGCGCAAAATTGAATATGCCAAGGCGCAACTGCGTGCCAAGGTCGAGCACCCCTTCCAGGTAATCAAGGTGCGCTTCAATCATCGCAAGGTTCGCTACCGTGGGCTGGAAAAGAATACAGCGCAGTTGTTCAGTTTGTTTGGGTTGGCCAATCTGATGCTGGCCAAGCGGTATTTACAACAGACGGCAGGATAA
- the trpA gene encoding tryptophan synthase subunit alpha — protein sequence MSRLEQRFAQLKTEGRAALVTFITAGDPGYDTSLKVLKGLPAAGADVIELGMPFTDPMADGVAIQLATLRALDAGQTLQKTLQMVSEFRVDDQTTPIVLMGYYNPIHRFGVEAFVAQAKEAGVDGLIIVDLPPEHDAELATPAQASGIDFIRLTTPTTDDARLPRVLERSSGFVYYVSVAGVTGAGSATTEHVTEAIARLRRHTSLPISVGFGIRTPEQAAAIARLADGVVVGSAFVDKIATAESPEQAIDGVLTLCAALAEGVRNARVS from the coding sequence ATGAGCCGTCTCGAACAACGTTTCGCCCAGCTGAAAACCGAAGGTCGTGCGGCGCTGGTCACCTTCATCACCGCTGGCGACCCTGGCTACGACACCTCGCTGAAAGTCCTCAAGGGCTTGCCGGCTGCGGGTGCTGATGTGATTGAGCTGGGCATGCCGTTCACTGATCCGATGGCCGACGGTGTGGCGATTCAGCTGGCTACGCTGCGCGCTCTGGATGCTGGCCAGACGTTGCAGAAGACGTTGCAGATGGTCAGCGAGTTTCGGGTCGACGATCAGACCACGCCGATCGTGCTGATGGGTTACTACAACCCGATCCACCGTTTTGGCGTCGAAGCGTTCGTGGCGCAAGCGAAGGAAGCGGGCGTCGATGGTTTGATCATCGTTGATCTACCGCCCGAGCATGACGCTGAGCTGGCGACGCCTGCACAGGCGTCGGGCATCGACTTCATCCGCCTGACCACGCCGACCACCGACGATGCGCGCCTGCCGCGTGTGCTGGAGCGCAGCTCGGGTTTCGTTTATTACGTGTCGGTGGCCGGTGTGACCGGTGCTGGCTCGGCGACCACCGAGCACGTCACCGAAGCCATCGCACGCCTGCGTCGTCACACCAGCCTGCCGATCAGCGTCGGTTTCGGTATCCGCACACCTGAGCAAGCAGCCGCCATTGCGCGCCTGGCTGACGGCGTGGTGGTGGGCTCGGCGTTCGTCGACAAGATTGCGACGGCCGAATCGCCGGAACAGGCAATCGATGGCGTGTTGACGCTGTGCGCCGCATTGGCCGAAGGTGTGCGTAACGCGCGCGTCAGCTGA
- a CDS encoding LysR family transcriptional regulator, whose translation MKTDKIATTCQENSQIMSRDLPPLNALRAFESTARLGSVSLAAEQLSVTHGAVSRQLKVLEEHLGVSLFSKDGRGLKLTDAGIRLRDVSGEAFDRLRSVCIELSKGSADAPFVLGCSGSLLARWFIPRLSRLNADLPDLRLHLSAGEGDLDPRRPGLDALLVFAEPPWPADMQVFELVSERIGPVLSPRFERFERLRHAPATSLLAEPLLQTTSRPQAWPSWAQQNGIDAQALHYGQGFEHLYYLLEAAVAGLGIAIAPEPLVVDDLTAGRLAAPWGFSETPAQLALWVPRRAADGRAQQLAQWLKNELKQSGDPIRI comes from the coding sequence ATGAAAACCGATAAGATCGCCACAACCTGTCAGGAAAACTCACAGATCATGAGTCGCGATCTCCCTCCCCTCAATGCGTTGCGCGCTTTTGAAAGTACCGCCCGGCTAGGCAGCGTCAGTCTCGCCGCCGAGCAGTTGAGCGTGACACACGGCGCAGTCAGCCGCCAATTGAAGGTGCTTGAAGAGCATCTGGGCGTCAGCCTGTTCAGCAAGGACGGGCGTGGCCTGAAACTCACAGATGCAGGCATCCGGCTCCGCGATGTCAGCGGCGAAGCGTTCGACCGGCTGCGCAGCGTGTGTATCGAACTGAGCAAGGGCAGTGCCGATGCGCCCTTCGTGCTGGGTTGTTCCGGCAGCCTGCTGGCGCGCTGGTTCATTCCGCGGCTGAGCCGACTGAATGCCGATCTGCCGGACTTGCGCCTGCACCTGTCGGCGGGCGAAGGCGATCTTGATCCGCGGCGTCCGGGGCTGGACGCCTTGCTGGTATTCGCCGAGCCGCCATGGCCTGCCGATATGCAAGTCTTCGAACTGGTCAGCGAGCGAATCGGGCCGGTGTTGAGCCCTCGTTTCGAACGGTTCGAACGCCTGCGCCATGCGCCCGCCACGTCCCTGCTGGCAGAACCCTTGTTGCAGACCACCTCGCGCCCGCAAGCCTGGCCAAGTTGGGCGCAGCAGAACGGCATCGACGCGCAGGCGTTGCATTACGGGCAGGGTTTCGAGCATTTGTATTATTTACTGGAAGCGGCCGTGGCCGGCCTGGGGATTGCGATTGCACCGGAGCCGCTGGTCGTCGATGACCTGACGGCCGGACGCCTGGCTGCGCCGTGGGGCTTCAGCGAAACCCCGGCGCAGCTGGCGTTGTGGGTACCCAGACGTGCGGCCGATGGTCGGGCGCAACAATTGGCTCAGTGGTTGAAAAATGAGCTTAAGCAGTCTGGGGACCCGATCAGAATCTGA
- a CDS encoding DUF1161 domain-containing protein: MKKFLLAVGLLSIAGTALAAGKPCDELKSELDAKLQAKGVTSYTLEVVEKGSAAGKQVVGTCEGGTKEIVYQRG; this comes from the coding sequence ATGAAGAAGTTTTTGTTGGCTGTAGGCTTGTTGAGCATTGCAGGCACTGCCCTCGCGGCAGGCAAGCCATGCGACGAGCTGAAAAGTGAACTCGACGCCAAGCTCCAGGCGAAAGGCGTAACGTCCTACACGCTGGAAGTGGTTGAAAAAGGCAGCGCGGCCGGCAAGCAAGTCGTCGGTACCTGCGAAGGCGGCACCAAGGAAATCGTTTACCAGCGCGGTTGA
- a CDS encoding OsmC family protein: MSIVKKASAHWEGDLKSGIGSISTETGVLREAPYGFKARFEGGKGTNPEELIGAAHAGCFSMALSMILGNAGLTAESIDTQADVTLNQIEGGFEISAVHLTLKAKVPGATQEKFDELTKQAKEGCPVSKVLNAKITLDATLLS, encoded by the coding sequence ATGAGCATCGTCAAGAAAGCATCTGCCCACTGGGAAGGTGATCTGAAAAGCGGTATCGGCAGCATCTCCACGGAAACCGGCGTGTTGCGCGAAGCACCTTACGGCTTCAAGGCACGTTTTGAAGGCGGCAAGGGCACTAACCCCGAAGAATTGATCGGCGCGGCCCACGCGGGCTGTTTTTCGATGGCGCTGTCGATGATTCTGGGCAATGCGGGCCTTACCGCTGAAAGCATCGACACCCAGGCTGATGTCACGCTGAACCAGATTGAAGGCGGTTTTGAAATCAGCGCTGTGCATTTGACCCTCAAGGCCAAAGTACCGGGCGCAACACAAGAGAAATTCGACGAATTGACCAAGCAGGCCAAAGAAGGCTGCCCGGTTTCGAAGGTGTTGAACGCCAAGATCACGCTGGACGCCACATTGTTGAGCTGA
- a CDS encoding dodecin, producing the protein MTDHHTYKKVEIVGSSTTTIEDAINNALAEASKSLSHMEWFEVTETRGHIEDGKVAHFQVTLKVGFRITNS; encoded by the coding sequence ATGACCGATCACCACACGTACAAAAAAGTTGAAATCGTCGGCTCTTCCACCACTACCATCGAAGATGCCATCAACAATGCGTTGGCCGAAGCCAGCAAAAGCCTCAGCCATATGGAATGGTTTGAAGTGACCGAAACCCGTGGCCACATCGAAGACGGCAAAGTTGCGCATTTTCAGGTCACCCTGAAAGTCGGCTTCCGTATTACCAACAGCTGA
- a CDS encoding anti-virulence regulator CigR family protein: MKRPNRIITGLGILMISASPLLQAAPPDQRGDGPEDNRGGQQQGPQNNGGHNERGNDRGPGNDKGNGPGKPAHQDKRGGNRPPQDFGDVRQTFQQHRDVIGRGQPLPPGVHIVKGKPLPRGYGKRLDSRSLQYLPRYEGYEWRRLGTDVVLIAVGSGIVYAILDGVLN, encoded by the coding sequence ATGAAACGGCCAAACCGTATTATCACCGGGCTGGGCATCTTGATGATCAGCGCCAGCCCGCTGCTGCAAGCTGCACCGCCAGACCAGCGCGGCGACGGCCCGGAAGACAATCGCGGCGGCCAGCAACAGGGCCCACAGAATAATGGCGGGCACAACGAGCGCGGTAATGACCGTGGCCCGGGGAATGACAAAGGCAACGGCCCAGGCAAACCGGCCCATCAAGACAAGCGTGGCGGCAACCGTCCGCCGCAGGATTTTGGCGACGTACGCCAGACCTTTCAGCAACACCGCGACGTCATCGGCCGTGGCCAGCCACTGCCACCGGGCGTGCACATCGTCAAAGGCAAACCGCTGCCACGTGGCTACGGCAAACGTCTGGACAGCCGTTCACTGCAATACCTGCCACGCTACGAGGGCTACGAATGGCGCCGCCTGGGCACCGACGTCGTACTGATCGCCGTGGGCTCGGGGATCGTTTACGCGATTCTGGATGGTGTGTTGAATTGA
- a CDS encoding alpha/beta fold hydrolase has translation MPDLLIDGKTLHYTDQGTGPVVLLGHSYLWDKAMWSAQVDTLASQYRVIAPDLWGHGESDGFPEGTRNLDDLARHALALLDHLNIERCSIVGLSVGGMWGAIAALLAPERITGLVLMDTYLGKESEAKKAYYFSLLDKLEEADAFPAPLLDIVVPIFFRPGIDPQSPVYQAFRVALAGMNAERMRQYVVPLGRMIFGRDDRLGLIEQLNADTTLVMCGDADIPRPPEETREMASLIGCPYVLVPEAGHIANLENPAFVSGALMTFLARVNQKQG, from the coding sequence ATGCCGGATCTACTCATCGACGGTAAGACCCTTCACTACACAGACCAAGGCACCGGGCCGGTTGTTTTGCTGGGTCACAGTTATCTCTGGGACAAGGCGATGTGGAGTGCGCAGGTCGACACGCTGGCCAGTCAGTATCGGGTGATCGCGCCGGACCTCTGGGGGCACGGTGAGTCTGACGGGTTTCCGGAAGGCACCCGGAATCTGGATGATCTGGCCCGGCATGCGCTGGCGCTGCTGGATCATTTGAATATCGAGCGTTGCAGTATCGTCGGGCTGTCGGTGGGCGGTATGTGGGGTGCGATTGCGGCATTGCTCGCGCCCGAGCGGATTACCGGGCTGGTGCTGATGGACACTTATCTGGGCAAAGAGTCGGAGGCCAAGAAGGCCTATTACTTCTCGTTGCTCGACAAGCTCGAAGAGGCCGATGCTTTTCCTGCGCCGCTGCTGGACATCGTGGTGCCGATTTTCTTCCGTCCCGGCATCGATCCGCAGTCGCCGGTGTATCAGGCGTTTAGAGTCGCATTGGCGGGGATGAATGCAGAGCGCATGCGCCAGTATGTGGTGCCACTCGGGCGGATGATCTTTGGGCGGGATGACCGGCTGGGGCTGATCGAGCAACTGAATGCGGACACCACGCTGGTGATGTGCGGCGACGCGGACATCCCGAGGCCGCCTGAGGAGACGCGTGAGATGGCGAGTCTGATTGGCTGCCCTTACGTGCTGGTGCCTGAGGCCGGGCATATCGCCAATCTGGAAAATCCCGCGTTCGTATCGGGTGCGCTGATGACGTTCCTGGCGCGGGTTAATCAGAAGCAGGGTTGA